Proteins co-encoded in one Maylandia zebra isolate NMK-2024a linkage group LG16, Mzebra_GT3a, whole genome shotgun sequence genomic window:
- the LOC101472453 gene encoding TSC22 domain family protein 1 isoform X3: MNSMNAPCYTMAMDLGVCQLRNFSISFLSSLLSAESSHVQLDNSSSGASVVAIDNKIEQAMDLVKSHLMYAVREEVEVLKEQIKELIERNSQLEQENTLLKTLASPEQMAQFQAQVQTGSPPTPQMAATPGPASATTLSQSATHSSGPSA; this comes from the exons ATGAACAGCATGAATGCTCCGTGCTACACCATGGCTATGGATCTAGGCGTGTGCCAGCTGAGGAATTTTTCCATATCGTTCCTGTCGTCGCTGTTGAGCGCGGAGAGCTCGCACGTCCAGCTCGATAATAG TTCATCCGGAGCCAGCGTTGTGGCCATAGACAACAAGATAGAGCAAGCGATG gACCTGGTGAAGAGTCACCTCATGTACGCCGTGcgtgaggaggtggaggtgctgAAGGAGCAGATCAAGGAGCTGATCGAGCGTAACTCCCAGCTAGAGCAGGAGAACACGCTGTTGAAGACGCTGGCGAGCCCCGAACAGATGGCCCAGTTCCAGGCCCAGGTTCAGACCGGCTCGCCACCTACCCCTCAAATGGCCGCCACGCCGGGACCCGCAAGCGCCACCACCCTCTCCCAGTCTGCAACACACAGCTCTGGCCCCTCGGCATAG
- the LOC101472453 gene encoding TSC22 domain family protein 1 isoform X4 produces the protein MLLLTDGSMRVRGIRVQGHDEMAMKLLFWELEQHLKSSSGASVVAIDNKIEQAMDLVKSHLMYAVREEVEVLKEQIKELIERNSQLEQENTLLKTLASPEQMAQFQAQVQTGSPPTPQMAATPGPASATTLSQSATHSSGPSA, from the exons ATGCTGCTGCTAACGGACGGCTCCATGAGAGTGCGGGGGATACGAGTGCAAGGCCATGACGAGATGGCAATGAAGCTTTTGTTCTGggagctggagcagcatctcAAAAG TTCATCCGGAGCCAGCGTTGTGGCCATAGACAACAAGATAGAGCAAGCGATG gACCTGGTGAAGAGTCACCTCATGTACGCCGTGcgtgaggaggtggaggtgctgAAGGAGCAGATCAAGGAGCTGATCGAGCGTAACTCCCAGCTAGAGCAGGAGAACACGCTGTTGAAGACGCTGGCGAGCCCCGAACAGATGGCCCAGTTCCAGGCCCAGGTTCAGACCGGCTCGCCACCTACCCCTCAAATGGCCGCCACGCCGGGACCCGCAAGCGCCACCACCCTCTCCCAGTCTGCAACACACAGCTCTGGCCCCTCGGCATAG